A section of the Acanthopagrus latus isolate v.2019 chromosome 20, fAcaLat1.1, whole genome shotgun sequence genome encodes:
- the chadlb gene encoding chondroadherin-like b, with protein sequence MYSQLGPDTLWVLLPALLLLCVPAAHAAKCPQQCICDQIQLTVTCVSKNLTQVPPTVDEITVKLDLRGNDIQELPTGAFKHTPYLTHLSLQRCNIRRVKEGAFRGLGRLVFLNLANNNIDILYQESFDGLSSLKQLMLDRNRVEEIQPGAFSQLGFLNLLSLTHNQLVYIPNMAFQGLQNIKWLRLSHNSLNYLDTEAFAGLFTLTRLSLDHNELQFFPSETMTRLPEVTRLDLSYNPMTYLGEEVVSMAKLTHLFLDHMSLQDMAHTAVSKSPSLIHLDISYNQLRVIQPFSEGSPNLARVNLAGNPVYCNCYLRPLREWAIRNKVKLMGTCGGPAHLSGENLEAVYPPEMRCQSQEAMLKAEFEEATRITPPPTQAPENKVKCPANCACEAETHHSSCENRGHTKVPRGFSPSTRLLDLRGNHFHYIPSNSFPGVAQVVSLHLQRCKIVEVEGGAFSGMKGLIYLYLSENDLTSLSPDAFKGLPQLTYLHLEKNRFTGFPRGAFRLVPSLLALHLENNAITKLEPDILTGAEGLRALYLTGNAIDHVSPRALEQASDLDTLHLGGNKLTEVPSEALSKTGNLRDLRLSGNSIRWVGPNAFRTLQRSLKELYLDNMGLEKMSQNSLAGLGPGLRSLFLEGNQLEEVPNLHPLTSLEVINLADNPLMCDCPLLPLRLWIEKVNLKVRATCANPPELRGRKVKDVHVFKACPGGENLPSAPTVTPKPAKAPKATKPKPMHLNSLRQVKMLKAKSKLRKSPNTKPAAAKKTTKTRSMA encoded by the exons ATGTACTCCCAGCTCGGTCCGGACACCCTCTGGGTCCTGCTGCCcgccctgctgctcctctgcgtGCCTGCTGCACACGCAGCAAAATGCCCACAGCAGTGCATCTGTGACCAGATCCAGCTCACTGTGACCTGCGTCAGCAAGAACCTCACCCAAGTTCCACCCACTGTTGACGAG ATCACGGTGAAATTAGATCTCCGAGGCAATGACATCCAGGAACTCCCCACCGGGGCTTTCAAACACACTCCCTACCTGACTCACCTGTCGCTGCAGCGCTGTAACATCCGCAGGGTGAAAGAGGGGGCTTTCCGCGGCCTCGGTCGCCTGGTCTTCCTAAACCTGGCCAACAACAACATTGACATCCTCTACCAg gAGTCCTTCGATGGACTGTCCTCGCTGAAGCAGCTCATGCTCGATCGTAATCGTGTGGAAGAGATCCAGCCCGGGGCGTTCTCTCAGCTCGGCTTCCTCAACCtgctctccctcacacacaacCAACTGGTCTACATCCCCAACATGGCCTTTCAG GGCTTGCAGAACATCAAATGGCTTCGTCTCAGTCACAACTCTCTGAACTACCTGGACACCGAGGCCTTCGCTGGTCTGTTCACGCTCACACGTCTCAGTCTGGACCACAACGAGCTGCAGTTCTTCCCCAGCGAGACCATGACCAG ACTGCCAGAGGTGACCCGTCTCGATCTGAGCTACAACCCAATGACTTACCTCGGCGAGGAGGTGGTGTCCATGGCCAAACTGACCCACCTCTTCCTGGACCACATGTCCCTGCAGGACATGGCCCACACAGCTGTGTCCAAATCCCCCAGCCTCATCCACCTGGACATCAGCTACAACCAGCTGCGTGTCATCCAGCCCTTCTCCGAAGGTTCACCCAACCTGGCACGTGTCAACCTGGCTGGGAACCCCGTCTACTGCAACTGCTACCTGCGTCCCCTCAG GGAGTGGGCGATCCGCAACAAGGTGAAGCTGATGGGGACATGTGGAGGACCGGCCCATCTCTCAGGAGAGAACCTGGAAGCCGTTTACCCTCCTGAGATGCGTTGTCAGAGCCAGGAAGCCATGTTGAAGGCAGAGTTCGAGGAGGCGACCAGGATCACGCCACCGCCCACTCAAGCGCCAGAGAACAAGGTCAAGTGTCCGGCCAACTGTGCCTGCGAG GCCGAGACACACCACTCCTCGTGTGAGAACCGCGGCCACACCAAAGTTCCTCGGGGTTTCTCTCCGAGCACGCGTCTCCTCGACCTGCGTGGCAACCACTTCCACTACATCCCTAGCAACAGCTTCCCCGGTGTTGCCCAGGTGGTGTCTCTGCATCTGCAGCGCTGCAAGattgtggaggtggagggtggagcTTTCAGTGGAATGAAGGGACTGATCTACCTGTACCTGTCGGAGAACGACCTCACTTCCCTCAGCCCCGACGCCTTTAAAG GTCTCCCTCAGCTGACTTACCTCCACCTGGAGAAGAACCGCTTCACTGGTTTCCCcagaggagccttcagactggtGCCCAGCCTGCTGGCGCTTCACCTGGAAAACAACGCCATCACCAAGCTGGAGCCAGACATCTTGACTGGGGCCGAGGGCCTCAGAGCCCTCTACCTCACCGGGAACGCCATCGATCACGTGTCCCCCAGGGCTCTGGAGCAGGCCAGTGACCTCGATACGCTCCACCTGGGAGGAAACAAGCTGACGGAAGTGCCCAGTGAAGCACTGAGCAAGACGGGAAACCTCAGAGACCTGAGGCTGTCCGGGAATTCAATCCGCTGGGTGGGGCCGAATGCTTTTCGAACACTGCAGAGGTCACTGAAGGAGCTGTATCTGGATAACATGGGGCTGGAGAAG ATGTCACAGAACTCCCTGGCAGGTCTGGGTCCTGGGCTGAGAAGTCTCTTCCTGGAGGGCaaccagctggaggaggtgcCTAACCTCCACCCTCTCACTTCTTTGGAGGTCATCAACCTGGCCGACAACCCTCTGATGTGTGACTGCCCTCTGCTGCCACTGCGCTT GTGGATTGAGAAAGTCAACCTGAAGGTACGAGCCACTTGTGCCAATCCCCCTGAGCTAAGGGGCCGCAAAGTCAAGGATGTCCATGTCTTCAAAGCCTGTCCCGGGGGCGAGAACCTCCCCTCCGCCCCTACTGTCACCCCAAAGCCTGCCAAAGCACCCAAGGCAACCAAACCCAAACCAATGCACCTCAACAGCCTTCGGCAAGTCAAAATGCTCAAAGCCAAATCCAAGCTTCGCAAAAGTCCCAACACAAAACCGGCAGCAGCCAAGAAGACCACCAAAACACGCAGCATGGCCTGA
- the l3mbtl2 gene encoding lethal(3)malignant brain tumor-like protein 2 isoform X2 — translation MPYHCVAYGCGKTAEDGVTLFKFPKDPEEFRKWEKQVQRTRTQWVATPNSYLCSEHFGKEYFEPKPSTGSLKLRPGAVPTVFVRPHCSSCSGVGCSKCLPAIQRRGIAAEPRERTIQFDDTDGGGNEEHPAGGGVKPGEKSGEERPVVCEMCGISGYISTFFSKSKRFCSTSCARSYSSNSKKSSILARLQGRPPTKKATVLNKVNKVLPSLTGTDASASGFEWGAYLEKETSLAASVSCFRHAPLCAQWDDIIVGMKVEVLNTNAVLPSKVYWIATVIQVAGYKALLRYEGFEHDSSHDFWCSLVSGELNPIGWCAMTSKLLVPPQDAKQDIPDWKAYLMKKLVGANTLPVDFYLKLAESMKTSFRVGMYVEVVDSKHISRTRVATIDQIVGGRLRLVYTDQSEAPENTTLDFWCHMWSPLLHPIGWSSKVGHDIKTSGTAFRSNMNSSSLLFKKPRFVYMEGGFFEKGMKLEAIDPLNLGSICVATIHKVLLDGYLMVGIDGTISNNGSDWFCYHASSHAILPVNFCKKNNIPLTVPGGYDSQTFTWDNYLKEKKAKAAPAHLFNADYPGHSFSPNMKLEAVDLMEPRLVCVATVKRCVGRLLLIHFDGWEDEFDQWIDHQSPDIYPIGWCDLLGYPLQLPPGLDLTENQAVHKHRKPAVFGKKRKKNAKKRLSQEQAKDDAGQQSEATEMDGPRGPERQSLPPEVPPKAPLIEPKPEPEEQEIFPVQVKVEEVEMEMETPIDPPDQPQQVPLGVIKREEGGEQMKSRLHQASRESSLENKNVERKETAAGRSEEWALWEENLTGESTMEQSKDKSGDVEKIQKLDEVEDGRGDDSAMEDISESSTEQDTTGEATVK, via the exons ATGCCGTACCACTGTGTTGCCTACGGATGCGGCAAAACTGCAGAGGATGGTGTGACACTCTTTAAATTCCCCAAGGACCCAGAGGAGTTTCGCAAATGGGAGAAGCAGGTGCAGCGCACCCGCACCCAGTGGGTTGCCACACCAAACTCTTACCTCTGCAGTGAGCATTTTGGCAAGGAGTATTTTGAGCCCAAGCCATCCACGGGCTCTCTGAAGCTGAGGCCGGGAGCTGTTCCGACAGTGTTTGTCCGTCCTCACTGTTCTTCCTGCAGTGGAGTTGGCTGTAGTAAGTGCCTGCCTGCTATCCAACGGCGGGGCATTGCAGCTGAACCGAGAGAGCGCACC ATTCAGTTTGATGatactgatggaggaggcaatgAAGAACacccagcaggaggaggggtgaaGCCGGGAGAAAAAAGCGGAGAAGAACGACCAG tggtgtgtgagatgtgtggcATCAGCGGCTACATCAGCACCTTCTTTTCAAAGTCCAAGCGTTTCTGCAGTACATCCTGCGCACGTTCCTACTCATCCAACTCCAAGAAGTCCTCCATACTGGCACGTCTGCAG GGAAGGCCGCCCACGAAAAAAGCCACAGTGCTGAACAAGGTGAACAAAGTCCTTCCAAGCCTAACAGGAACGGATG CATCTGCGTCAGGTTTTGAGTGGGGAGCGTACTTGGAGAAGGAAACCTCTCTGGCTGCGTCGGTTTCCTGCTTCAGACAT GCTCCCCTGTGTGCCCAGTGGGATGACATCATCGTAGGCATGAAGGTGGAGGTCCTGAACACAAACGCAGTCTTGCCCAGTAAAGTCTACTGGATCGCTACCGTCATCCAGGTTGCAG GATATAAAGCCCTGCTGAGATACGAAGGCTTTGAGCACGACAGCAGCCATGACTTCTGGTGCAGCCTCGTTTCAGGAGAGCTGAACCCGATTGGATGGTGCGCCATGACGAGCAAGCTGCTGGTACCGCCACAGG aTGCAAAGCAGGACATCCCAGATTGGAAAGCGTATCTGATGAAAAAGCTGGTGGGGGCTAACACTCTACCTGTCGACTTCTACCTGAAG TTGGCAGAAAGCATGAAGACCTCTTTCAGAGTAGGTATGTATGTGGAGGTGGTGGACTCCAAACACATTAGTCGCACCCGTGTGGCCACCATAGACCAGATCGTCGGCGGCCGTCTGCGGCTGGTGTACACGGACCAAAGCGAAGCCCCCGAAAACACCACCCTTGACTTCTGGTGCCACATGTGGAGTCCCCTCCTGCACCCGATAGGCTGGTCCAGCAAAGTGGGTCATGACATTAAAACGTCTG GAACTGCTTTTAGAAGTAACATGAACAGTTCATCCCTGCTCTTCAAAAAG CCCAGGTTTGTCTACATGGAGGGTGGTTTCTTTGAGAAAGGAATGAAGCTGGAGGCCATTGACCCTCTAAACCTGGGAAGCATCTGTGTGGCCACTATACACAAG GTTCTGTTGGACGGCTACCTGATGGTGGGTATCGATGGCACCATATCAAACAATGGCTCCGACTGGTTTTGTTACCACGCCTCGTCTCATGCCATCCTTCCTGTAAACTTctgtaaaaagaacaacatcCCTCTTACAGTACCTGGAG GCTATGACTCGCAAACGTTCACTTGGGACAACTacctgaaggagaaaaaggCTAAAGCTGCACCAGCACATCTCTTTAATGCT GACTACCCGGGTCACAGCTTCTCCCCCAACATGAAGCTGGAGGCAGTGGACTTGATGGAGCCGCGTCTGGTGTGCGTGGCCACCGTGAAGCGATGCGTCGGCCGCCTGCTGCTCATCCACTTCGACGGCTGGGAGGACGAATTCGACCAGTGGATCGACCACCAGTCACCGGACATCTACCCCATCGGCTGGTGTGACCTCCTGGGCTACCCGCTCCAGCTGCCTCCTGGACTCG ATTTAACCGAAAACCAAGCAGTACACAAGCACCGCAAGCCCGCTGTATTTGGAAAAAAGA GAAAGAAGAATGCAAAAAAGAGGCTTTCTCAGGAACAAGCTAAAGATGACGCTGGTCAGCAGTCTGAGGCCACTGAAATGGATGGTCCTCGAGGTCCAGAACGTCAAAGTCTGCCTCCAGAAGTGCCTCCAAAAGCGCCTCTCATTGAGCCCAAGCCAGagccagaggagcaggaga TCTTTCCAGTGCAGGTGAAAGTGGAAGAGgtagagatggagatggagacgCCCATTGATCCTCCAGACCAGCCTCAACAAGTACCTCTGGGTGTTATTAagcgggaggagggaggtgagcaGATGAAGTCAAGACTACATCAGGCGTCACGGGAGAGCAGCTTGGAAAATAAGAATGTGGAGCggaaagaaacagcagcaggaagaagcGAAGAGTGGGCATTATGGGAAGAGAACCTTACTGGTGAAAGCACCATGGAGCAGAGTAAAGACAAAAGCGGTGATGTGGAGAAGATTCAAAAACTAGATGAAGTGGAGGACGGCAGGGGAGATGACAGCGCCATGGAGGACATTTCAGAGAGCAGTACAGAACAGGACACTACAGGAGAGGCTAcagtcaaatga
- the l3mbtl2 gene encoding lethal(3)malignant brain tumor-like protein 2 isoform X1: protein MPYHCVAYGCGKTAEDGVTLFKFPKDPEEFRKWEKQVQRTRTQWVATPNSYLCSEHFGKEYFEPKPSTGSLKLRPGAVPTVFVRPHCSSCSGVGCSKCLPAIQRRGIAAEPRERTIQFDDTDGGGNEEHPAGGGVKPGEKSGEERPVVCEMCGISGYISTFFSKSKRFCSTSCARSYSSNSKKSSILARLQGRPPTKKATVLNKVNKVLPSLTGTDASASGFEWGAYLEKETSLAASVSCFRHAPLCAQWDDIIVGMKVEVLNTNAVLPSKVYWIATVIQVAGYKALLRYEGFEHDSSHDFWCSLVSGELNPIGWCAMTSKLLVPPQDAKQDIPDWKAYLMKKLVGANTLPVDFYLKLAESMKTSFRVGMYVEVVDSKHISRTRVATIDQIVGGRLRLVYTDQSEAPENTTLDFWCHMWSPLLHPIGWSSKVGHDIKTSGTAFRSNMNSSSLLFKKPRFVYMEGGFFEKGMKLEAIDPLNLGSICVATIHKVLLDGYLMVGIDGTISNNGSDWFCYHASSHAILPVNFCKKNNIPLTVPGGYDSQTFTWDNYLKEKKAKAAPAHLFNADYPGHSFSPNMKLEAVDLMEPRLVCVATVKRCVGRLLLIHFDGWEDEFDQWIDHQSPDIYPIGWCDLLGYPLQLPPGLVDLTENQAVHKHRKPAVFGKKRKKNAKKRLSQEQAKDDAGQQSEATEMDGPRGPERQSLPPEVPPKAPLIEPKPEPEEQEIFPVQVKVEEVEMEMETPIDPPDQPQQVPLGVIKREEGGEQMKSRLHQASRESSLENKNVERKETAAGRSEEWALWEENLTGESTMEQSKDKSGDVEKIQKLDEVEDGRGDDSAMEDISESSTEQDTTGEATVK, encoded by the exons ATGCCGTACCACTGTGTTGCCTACGGATGCGGCAAAACTGCAGAGGATGGTGTGACACTCTTTAAATTCCCCAAGGACCCAGAGGAGTTTCGCAAATGGGAGAAGCAGGTGCAGCGCACCCGCACCCAGTGGGTTGCCACACCAAACTCTTACCTCTGCAGTGAGCATTTTGGCAAGGAGTATTTTGAGCCCAAGCCATCCACGGGCTCTCTGAAGCTGAGGCCGGGAGCTGTTCCGACAGTGTTTGTCCGTCCTCACTGTTCTTCCTGCAGTGGAGTTGGCTGTAGTAAGTGCCTGCCTGCTATCCAACGGCGGGGCATTGCAGCTGAACCGAGAGAGCGCACC ATTCAGTTTGATGatactgatggaggaggcaatgAAGAACacccagcaggaggaggggtgaaGCCGGGAGAAAAAAGCGGAGAAGAACGACCAG tggtgtgtgagatgtgtggcATCAGCGGCTACATCAGCACCTTCTTTTCAAAGTCCAAGCGTTTCTGCAGTACATCCTGCGCACGTTCCTACTCATCCAACTCCAAGAAGTCCTCCATACTGGCACGTCTGCAG GGAAGGCCGCCCACGAAAAAAGCCACAGTGCTGAACAAGGTGAACAAAGTCCTTCCAAGCCTAACAGGAACGGATG CATCTGCGTCAGGTTTTGAGTGGGGAGCGTACTTGGAGAAGGAAACCTCTCTGGCTGCGTCGGTTTCCTGCTTCAGACAT GCTCCCCTGTGTGCCCAGTGGGATGACATCATCGTAGGCATGAAGGTGGAGGTCCTGAACACAAACGCAGTCTTGCCCAGTAAAGTCTACTGGATCGCTACCGTCATCCAGGTTGCAG GATATAAAGCCCTGCTGAGATACGAAGGCTTTGAGCACGACAGCAGCCATGACTTCTGGTGCAGCCTCGTTTCAGGAGAGCTGAACCCGATTGGATGGTGCGCCATGACGAGCAAGCTGCTGGTACCGCCACAGG aTGCAAAGCAGGACATCCCAGATTGGAAAGCGTATCTGATGAAAAAGCTGGTGGGGGCTAACACTCTACCTGTCGACTTCTACCTGAAG TTGGCAGAAAGCATGAAGACCTCTTTCAGAGTAGGTATGTATGTGGAGGTGGTGGACTCCAAACACATTAGTCGCACCCGTGTGGCCACCATAGACCAGATCGTCGGCGGCCGTCTGCGGCTGGTGTACACGGACCAAAGCGAAGCCCCCGAAAACACCACCCTTGACTTCTGGTGCCACATGTGGAGTCCCCTCCTGCACCCGATAGGCTGGTCCAGCAAAGTGGGTCATGACATTAAAACGTCTG GAACTGCTTTTAGAAGTAACATGAACAGTTCATCCCTGCTCTTCAAAAAG CCCAGGTTTGTCTACATGGAGGGTGGTTTCTTTGAGAAAGGAATGAAGCTGGAGGCCATTGACCCTCTAAACCTGGGAAGCATCTGTGTGGCCACTATACACAAG GTTCTGTTGGACGGCTACCTGATGGTGGGTATCGATGGCACCATATCAAACAATGGCTCCGACTGGTTTTGTTACCACGCCTCGTCTCATGCCATCCTTCCTGTAAACTTctgtaaaaagaacaacatcCCTCTTACAGTACCTGGAG GCTATGACTCGCAAACGTTCACTTGGGACAACTacctgaaggagaaaaaggCTAAAGCTGCACCAGCACATCTCTTTAATGCT GACTACCCGGGTCACAGCTTCTCCCCCAACATGAAGCTGGAGGCAGTGGACTTGATGGAGCCGCGTCTGGTGTGCGTGGCCACCGTGAAGCGATGCGTCGGCCGCCTGCTGCTCATCCACTTCGACGGCTGGGAGGACGAATTCGACCAGTGGATCGACCACCAGTCACCGGACATCTACCCCATCGGCTGGTGTGACCTCCTGGGCTACCCGCTCCAGCTGCCTCCTGGACTCG TAGATTTAACCGAAAACCAAGCAGTACACAAGCACCGCAAGCCCGCTGTATTTGGAAAAAAGA GAAAGAAGAATGCAAAAAAGAGGCTTTCTCAGGAACAAGCTAAAGATGACGCTGGTCAGCAGTCTGAGGCCACTGAAATGGATGGTCCTCGAGGTCCAGAACGTCAAAGTCTGCCTCCAGAAGTGCCTCCAAAAGCGCCTCTCATTGAGCCCAAGCCAGagccagaggagcaggaga TCTTTCCAGTGCAGGTGAAAGTGGAAGAGgtagagatggagatggagacgCCCATTGATCCTCCAGACCAGCCTCAACAAGTACCTCTGGGTGTTATTAagcgggaggagggaggtgagcaGATGAAGTCAAGACTACATCAGGCGTCACGGGAGAGCAGCTTGGAAAATAAGAATGTGGAGCggaaagaaacagcagcaggaagaagcGAAGAGTGGGCATTATGGGAAGAGAACCTTACTGGTGAAAGCACCATGGAGCAGAGTAAAGACAAAAGCGGTGATGTGGAGAAGATTCAAAAACTAGATGAAGTGGAGGACGGCAGGGGAGATGACAGCGCCATGGAGGACATTTCAGAGAGCAGTACAGAACAGGACACTACAGGAGAGGCTAcagtcaaatga
- the l3mbtl2 gene encoding lethal(3)malignant brain tumor-like protein 2 isoform X3 — MVHRCCVEDCFTSKSRSVAFHRFPLGDPVRLKQWLFALNMHVNTPPHVLSKLFVCQKHFEADDYYDYRCPDQPVRRGRLLKTTAVPTQFNHTLTSETGDHTVSVLHQLGRPPTKKATVLNKVNKVLPSLTGTDASASGFEWGAYLEKETSLAASVSCFRHAPLCAQWDDIIVGMKVEVLNTNAVLPSKVYWIATVIQVAGYKALLRYEGFEHDSSHDFWCSLVSGELNPIGWCAMTSKLLVPPQDAKQDIPDWKAYLMKKLVGANTLPVDFYLKLAESMKTSFRVGMYVEVVDSKHISRTRVATIDQIVGGRLRLVYTDQSEAPENTTLDFWCHMWSPLLHPIGWSSKVGHDIKTSGTAFRSNMNSSSLLFKKPRFVYMEGGFFEKGMKLEAIDPLNLGSICVATIHKVLLDGYLMVGIDGTISNNGSDWFCYHASSHAILPVNFCKKNNIPLTVPGGYDSQTFTWDNYLKEKKAKAAPAHLFNADYPGHSFSPNMKLEAVDLMEPRLVCVATVKRCVGRLLLIHFDGWEDEFDQWIDHQSPDIYPIGWCDLLGYPLQLPPGLVDLTENQAVHKHRKPAVFGKKRKKNAKKRLSQEQAKDDAGQQSEATEMDGPRGPERQSLPPEVPPKAPLIEPKPEPEEQEIFPVQVKVEEVEMEMETPIDPPDQPQQVPLGVIKREEGGEQMKSRLHQASRESSLENKNVERKETAAGRSEEWALWEENLTGESTMEQSKDKSGDVEKIQKLDEVEDGRGDDSAMEDISESSTEQDTTGEATVK, encoded by the exons atggtgcACCGGTGTTGCGTCGAGGACTGCTTCACCTCGAAGAGCCGCAGCGTCGCCTTCCACCGGTTCCCCCTCGGCGACCCGGTGCGACTGAAGCAATGGCTGTTTGCTCTGAACATGCATGTCAACACTCCGCCCCACGTCCTCAGCAAGCTCTTCGTCTGCCAGAAGCACTTCGAGGCGGACGACTACTACGACTACCGCTGCCCGGACCAGCCGGTCCGCCGGGGCCGCCTCCTCAAGACCACCGCCGTCCCCACCCAGTTCAACCACACGCTCACCTCCGAGACAGGTGACCACACCGTCAGTGTCCTCCACCAGCTG GGAAGGCCGCCCACGAAAAAAGCCACAGTGCTGAACAAGGTGAACAAAGTCCTTCCAAGCCTAACAGGAACGGATG CATCTGCGTCAGGTTTTGAGTGGGGAGCGTACTTGGAGAAGGAAACCTCTCTGGCTGCGTCGGTTTCCTGCTTCAGACAT GCTCCCCTGTGTGCCCAGTGGGATGACATCATCGTAGGCATGAAGGTGGAGGTCCTGAACACAAACGCAGTCTTGCCCAGTAAAGTCTACTGGATCGCTACCGTCATCCAGGTTGCAG GATATAAAGCCCTGCTGAGATACGAAGGCTTTGAGCACGACAGCAGCCATGACTTCTGGTGCAGCCTCGTTTCAGGAGAGCTGAACCCGATTGGATGGTGCGCCATGACGAGCAAGCTGCTGGTACCGCCACAGG aTGCAAAGCAGGACATCCCAGATTGGAAAGCGTATCTGATGAAAAAGCTGGTGGGGGCTAACACTCTACCTGTCGACTTCTACCTGAAG TTGGCAGAAAGCATGAAGACCTCTTTCAGAGTAGGTATGTATGTGGAGGTGGTGGACTCCAAACACATTAGTCGCACCCGTGTGGCCACCATAGACCAGATCGTCGGCGGCCGTCTGCGGCTGGTGTACACGGACCAAAGCGAAGCCCCCGAAAACACCACCCTTGACTTCTGGTGCCACATGTGGAGTCCCCTCCTGCACCCGATAGGCTGGTCCAGCAAAGTGGGTCATGACATTAAAACGTCTG GAACTGCTTTTAGAAGTAACATGAACAGTTCATCCCTGCTCTTCAAAAAG CCCAGGTTTGTCTACATGGAGGGTGGTTTCTTTGAGAAAGGAATGAAGCTGGAGGCCATTGACCCTCTAAACCTGGGAAGCATCTGTGTGGCCACTATACACAAG GTTCTGTTGGACGGCTACCTGATGGTGGGTATCGATGGCACCATATCAAACAATGGCTCCGACTGGTTTTGTTACCACGCCTCGTCTCATGCCATCCTTCCTGTAAACTTctgtaaaaagaacaacatcCCTCTTACAGTACCTGGAG GCTATGACTCGCAAACGTTCACTTGGGACAACTacctgaaggagaaaaaggCTAAAGCTGCACCAGCACATCTCTTTAATGCT GACTACCCGGGTCACAGCTTCTCCCCCAACATGAAGCTGGAGGCAGTGGACTTGATGGAGCCGCGTCTGGTGTGCGTGGCCACCGTGAAGCGATGCGTCGGCCGCCTGCTGCTCATCCACTTCGACGGCTGGGAGGACGAATTCGACCAGTGGATCGACCACCAGTCACCGGACATCTACCCCATCGGCTGGTGTGACCTCCTGGGCTACCCGCTCCAGCTGCCTCCTGGACTCG TAGATTTAACCGAAAACCAAGCAGTACACAAGCACCGCAAGCCCGCTGTATTTGGAAAAAAGA GAAAGAAGAATGCAAAAAAGAGGCTTTCTCAGGAACAAGCTAAAGATGACGCTGGTCAGCAGTCTGAGGCCACTGAAATGGATGGTCCTCGAGGTCCAGAACGTCAAAGTCTGCCTCCAGAAGTGCCTCCAAAAGCGCCTCTCATTGAGCCCAAGCCAGagccagaggagcaggaga TCTTTCCAGTGCAGGTGAAAGTGGAAGAGgtagagatggagatggagacgCCCATTGATCCTCCAGACCAGCCTCAACAAGTACCTCTGGGTGTTATTAagcgggaggagggaggtgagcaGATGAAGTCAAGACTACATCAGGCGTCACGGGAGAGCAGCTTGGAAAATAAGAATGTGGAGCggaaagaaacagcagcaggaagaagcGAAGAGTGGGCATTATGGGAAGAGAACCTTACTGGTGAAAGCACCATGGAGCAGAGTAAAGACAAAAGCGGTGATGTGGAGAAGATTCAAAAACTAGATGAAGTGGAGGACGGCAGGGGAGATGACAGCGCCATGGAGGACATTTCAGAGAGCAGTACAGAACAGGACACTACAGGAGAGGCTAcagtcaaatga